Proteins found in one Salvia splendens isolate huo1 chromosome 10, SspV2, whole genome shotgun sequence genomic segment:
- the LOC121752835 gene encoding uncharacterized protein LOC121752835 yields MLLEENCDSSFRHRDGGCTPASQRQSGFEGLRDDDVASHRAAAAAKRQLQQQRSSSARDYGQQRCEWEPFVGSSRTRKTKKKKKKKSNHPPQNTSKLPPLSHESLPKSLQPLNQTFHSSITVATPYHSFLPSLQQHKISPQIPIQGNLANSIPVHVLLLNLLVELMKFLNRTEQRIKNHPFQSIANSENSSTKKRGKGREKPQPLSFTAYPSQIVEG; encoded by the exons ATGTTGCTGGAGGAGAATTGTGACAGCAGCTTCAGGCACCGCGATGGTGGCTGCACACCAGCGAGCCAGCGTCAGTCCGGGTTCGAGGGGCTGCGCGATGACGACGTAGCATCCCACAGGGCAGCAGCGGCTGCCAAGAGGCAGCTGCAGCAACAACGCAGCAGCAGCGCCAGAGACTACGGACAGCAGCGGTgcgagtgggagcccttcgtgGGCAGTTCCCGGACTCGAAAGACG aaaaaaaaaaaaaaaaagaaatcgaACCACCCCCCTCAAAACACGTCTAAACTGCCCCCTCTATCTCATGAAtctctccccaaatctctccaaCCTCTTAATCAAACCTTCCACTCCTCTATAACAGTTGCTACACCATACCATTCGTTCCTCCCATCTCTGCAGCAACACAAGATTTCTCCTCAAATTCCTATTCAAGGTAATCTTGCAAACTCCATCCCTGTACACGTTTTGCTTCTAAATCTACTCGTCGAACTCATGAAATTTTTGAATAGGACCGAACAGAGAATCAAGAACCATCCTTTTCAAAGCATTGCAAATTCTGAAAACTCATCCACGAAG AAACGAGGGAAAGGAAGAGAGAAGCCACAACCTCTATCATTTACAGCTTACCCGTCACAAATTGTTGAAG gttga